Proteins encoded together in one uncultured Desulfobacter sp. window:
- a CDS encoding transposase has product MGRYLKELKSGKLTVDKAKIKQAEKLDGKYLLSTSDKSLSAEDIALGYKQLMEVERAFRTLKSTLSLRPVYHTKDDRIRSHVLLCWLALLLVRVTELETGLSWPRVRAELERLHLGEFLHKDGRVLQYTELTQNQRNLFKKLNIKLPAKIKSIG; this is encoded by the coding sequence ATGGGCAGATACCTCAAGGAACTGAAGTCAGGCAAGCTGACGGTGGATAAGGCTAAGATTAAGCAGGCGGAAAAGCTGGACGGCAAATATCTTTTGAGCACAAGCGACAAAAGCCTGTCGGCTGAGGATATCGCCCTTGGCTACAAACAACTCATGGAAGTCGAGCGCGCGTTCCGCACTTTAAAGTCCACCCTGTCCCTCCGGCCTGTCTACCACACCAAAGACGACCGCATCCGCTCTCATGTCCTGCTGTGCTGGCTGGCCCTGCTCCTGGTGCGGGTTACCGAGCTGGAGACCGGCTTGAGCTGGCCCAGGGTCCGCGCCGAGCTGGAACGGCTCCATTTAGGCGAATTTTTGCATAAAGATGGGCGTGTACTACAGTACACAGAACTCACTCAAAATCAGCGTAACCTATTTAAAAAATTAAACATAAAACTTCCTGCGAAAATCAAGTCCATAGGATAA
- a CDS encoding phage major capsid protein, P2 family, translated as MKKETKQKFNIIKARIAKAYGVDTVSEQFSATPTVEQRLNDKIVEQDNFLSRINVISVDEIEGQNILGYASGPASGRTDTSGDGERTPNNLLGLDTYDYKLYQTNSDVYMRYATMDVWAKFPDMADRYARYVQKRIANDRCLIGWYGESAAADTDLATYPLMQDVNKGWLQYMREKLSANILTQGEKAAGEIRIGADGDFVNLDHAVAELVAGIPRYLRQDLIALIGDELVGMEKSALYQAIGAQPTEKTLATASLTKFGGMDWTTPNNFPGRGLVITSLDNLSIYMQSGTWRRHIKDKPEKDRVEDYNSRNEGYVVETPEKLVAVEFDNVKVPQSDGSWA; from the coding sequence ATGAAAAAAGAGACCAAACAGAAGTTTAACATCATCAAGGCCCGGATCGCTAAAGCCTACGGGGTTGACACCGTGTCCGAACAGTTTTCAGCCACACCCACGGTAGAACAGCGGCTGAATGATAAAATTGTTGAACAGGACAATTTCCTGTCCCGGATCAATGTCATCTCTGTTGATGAGATCGAGGGACAGAACATCCTTGGGTATGCGTCCGGACCTGCCTCCGGCCGGACCGACACCAGCGGCGACGGCGAACGTACGCCGAATAATCTGCTGGGGCTGGATACCTATGACTACAAGCTTTACCAGACCAACTCTGATGTGTACATGCGCTATGCCACCATGGACGTCTGGGCTAAATTCCCGGATATGGCGGACCGGTATGCACGTTATGTCCAAAAACGGATTGCAAACGACAGGTGCCTGATCGGGTGGTATGGAGAGTCGGCAGCTGCCGACACAGACCTGGCCACATACCCGTTGATGCAGGATGTCAACAAGGGCTGGCTCCAATATATGCGGGAAAAACTATCCGCAAACATCCTGACCCAGGGAGAGAAAGCCGCAGGGGAAATCCGGATCGGTGCGGATGGTGATTTTGTGAACCTTGACCATGCAGTGGCAGAACTTGTTGCCGGCATCCCAAGATACCTTCGCCAGGATCTGATTGCCTTGATCGGTGACGAACTGGTGGGCATGGAAAAATCGGCCCTGTATCAGGCCATTGGTGCCCAGCCAACGGAGAAAACACTTGCCACCGCATCCCTGACCAAGTTCGGCGGTATGGACTGGACGACGCCGAACAACTTCCCGGGCCGAGGCCTGGTGATCACCAGCCTGGACAACCTGTCCATTTACATGCAGTCCGGCACATGGCGGCGCCATATCAAGGACAAGCCGGAAAAAGACCGGGTGGAAGATTACAACAGCCGGAACGAGGGCTATGTGGTGGAAACCCCGGAAAAACTTGTCGCTGTTGAATTCGATAACGTAAAGGTTCCCCAGAGCGACGGCTCCTGGGCCTAG
- the gpM gene encoding phage terminase small subunit codes for MSLMKRFQAKKKNDPSYGTGVKSKVLGTMPTSTLARNQSLAKIEKELENDLAALKLIKSIKQKEQIKAESLVPKYLPTVTGLMASGSDHALLGQVLIWLFDIKDIAQAMDLAVYCIEHDVPMPERFRRDLPTYLCDTIIEWADNEFEAGRSVEPYFTRVFDLAEDWDIHDEIRAKFYRLKGLIAMDKEDFTMAVPALETAMEYGAKVKTALGDAMKKRAACLESGTEPETNEETEPEQPTDE; via the coding sequence ATGAGTCTTATGAAAAGATTTCAGGCAAAAAAGAAAAATGACCCGTCCTATGGTACCGGCGTCAAATCCAAGGTGCTGGGTACCATGCCGACCTCAACCCTTGCCCGTAACCAATCCCTTGCCAAGATTGAAAAAGAGCTTGAAAACGATCTGGCCGCGCTCAAGCTGATCAAGAGCATTAAGCAAAAAGAGCAGATTAAGGCGGAGAGCCTGGTACCCAAATATTTGCCGACGGTCACCGGCCTCATGGCATCCGGCTCAGACCATGCGCTGCTGGGCCAGGTGTTGATCTGGCTGTTTGATATCAAGGATATTGCCCAGGCCATGGACCTGGCCGTCTACTGTATTGAACATGATGTGCCCATGCCTGAACGGTTTAGACGCGATCTTCCCACATATCTATGCGATACCATTATTGAGTGGGCGGATAATGAATTTGAAGCCGGCCGCAGTGTTGAGCCATATTTTACCCGGGTGTTTGATCTGGCTGAAGATTGGGATATTCACGATGAAATCCGGGCCAAATTTTATCGGCTCAAGGGCTTGATCGCCATGGACAAGGAAGATTTTACCATGGCTGTACCTGCCTTGGAAACCGCCATGGAGTATGGGGCCAAGGTAAAGACCGCCCTGGGCGATGCCATGAAAAAGCGTGCTGCTTGTTTGGAGTCCGGCACTGAACCTGAAACTAACGAAGAGACCGAGCCAGAACAACCGACAGACGAATAG
- a CDS encoding transposase, which translates to MEPEHFFCRPQNTAQKKYEALRAFYVEKRQAEDVAKQFGYKLSSFYSLTRDFKKNLSQENPDQHFFISKPAGRRPKDDTSETNQYIIDSRKNHLSVPDIKAALDAQGETVSEGYIYNLLKKEGFARLPRRKSTTREKTSASLKIEAPKSYMLDFAPESFTGQNSFGVLCLLPYLQQYSIDRLIQNSNYPETGTINRLSSILCFVALKLSNVRRYSADDIWCMDRGLGLFAGLNVLPKTSWYTSYSHRITSEMNKEFLKGLHQILLHEGLLSDTSNIDFTTIPYWGDDSHLENNWSGTRNKALASIAAVLAQDPDSGIITYGDTNVRHQQKNQVAIEFLDFYNANSGNDLKYLVFDSKFTTYENLAKLGKEIKFLTIRRRGKKIVEELSQKSPSSWKKVRVTMANGKGRNLRVNDEKIFLKDYGGEVRQIAITGHGKIKPALLITNDFDKPCDKLIRKYTRRWLVEKGISEQIEFFHLNKVSSSMVIKVDFDLTMSILTHNLLRLFAMDLPGYSHISDYSLYKKFLAMTGNVQIEADQVTIKIKKKRNLPLLLTTMQKFKKMRLRFFENKTFSVIGDSTT; encoded by the coding sequence ATGGAACCCGAACATTTTTTTTGTCGACCACAAAATACCGCTCAAAAAAAGTACGAAGCTCTTCGTGCTTTTTATGTCGAAAAACGTCAAGCCGAAGACGTTGCCAAACAATTTGGCTATAAGTTGAGTTCATTCTATTCTTTAACCCGTGATTTTAAGAAAAATCTGTCGCAGGAAAATCCTGATCAGCATTTTTTTATTTCCAAACCAGCTGGCCGTAGACCTAAAGACGATACCAGCGAAACCAATCAATACATTATTGATTCTCGGAAAAATCATCTTTCAGTGCCTGACATCAAGGCCGCTCTTGATGCTCAGGGAGAAACTGTTTCTGAAGGATACATTTACAATCTACTCAAAAAAGAAGGATTCGCCCGACTTCCCCGCCGAAAAAGCACTACTCGTGAAAAGACAAGCGCTTCATTGAAAATAGAAGCACCGAAAAGTTATATGTTGGATTTTGCGCCTGAGTCATTTACCGGGCAAAATAGTTTTGGTGTGTTGTGTCTACTGCCATACCTGCAACAATATAGCATTGACAGGCTTATCCAAAATTCAAATTATCCGGAAACAGGCACAATAAACAGACTATCATCAATCCTGTGTTTCGTTGCCCTTAAATTGTCTAATGTCCGCAGATACTCTGCTGATGATATTTGGTGTATGGATAGAGGATTGGGGTTATTTGCCGGTTTGAATGTTCTTCCAAAAACTAGTTGGTACACCTCTTACTCTCATCGAATCACCAGTGAAATGAATAAAGAATTTCTCAAAGGGCTGCATCAAATATTGCTTCACGAAGGATTGCTTTCAGATACGTCCAATATTGATTTTACAACAATTCCGTATTGGGGAGACGATTCCCACCTTGAAAATAATTGGTCAGGAACACGGAATAAAGCGTTGGCAAGCATAGCTGCTGTATTAGCACAAGATCCAGATTCCGGTATCATTACATATGGCGACACTAATGTCAGGCATCAGCAAAAAAATCAAGTCGCAATTGAGTTCCTTGATTTTTATAATGCTAACAGCGGCAACGATCTGAAATACTTGGTTTTCGATAGCAAATTCACCACTTATGAAAATCTTGCCAAGCTTGGCAAAGAAATAAAATTTCTTACCATCCGAAGAAGGGGAAAAAAGATAGTCGAAGAACTTAGCCAAAAGTCGCCTTCATCATGGAAAAAAGTTAGAGTCACAATGGCAAATGGCAAAGGCCGAAACTTAAGAGTTAATGATGAAAAGATATTTCTAAAAGATTATGGTGGTGAGGTGCGGCAAATAGCAATAACAGGGCATGGTAAGATTAAACCAGCTCTATTAATAACAAACGATTTCGATAAACCCTGCGACAAGTTGATTAGAAAATATACAAGAAGATGGTTGGTTGAAAAAGGCATTTCAGAACAAATTGAATTCTTTCATCTAAACAAAGTATCATCATCAATGGTTATTAAAGTAGATTTTGATCTTACAATGTCCATACTTACACACAATTTGCTACGACTCTTTGCTATGGATTTACCTGGTTATTCGCATATCAGTGATTATTCTCTCTATAAAAAATTTCTTGCAATGACTGGGAATGTACAAATTGAAGCTGATCAGGTAACAATCAAAATTAAGAAAAAAAGAAACCTACCCTTACTGCTCACAACAATGCAAAAATTTAAAAAAATGAGGCTCAGATTTTTTGAAAATAAAACGTTCTCTGTTATTGGGGACAGCACAACTTGA
- a CDS encoding phage antirepressor N-terminal domain-containing protein — protein MSMQLVEDRNIGHIEFDQNKICLVENDNQLFVPLRPICTALELNWQNQVRNIQDDAVLSSVVVTMTTTGQDGKQYEMICIPLSYLNGWLFRINPARYEGERRARIIKYQKECYNVFSAPSIDKTHTILNNIKSTC, from the coding sequence ATGAGTATGCAGCTTGTAGAAGACCGCAACATCGGCCACATTGAATTTGACCAGAATAAAATTTGCCTGGTTGAAAATGACAATCAACTTTTTGTTCCTTTGAGACCCATTTGTACTGCCCTGGAATTGAACTGGCAAAACCAGGTTCGGAACATTCAGGACGATGCTGTTTTGAGTTCAGTTGTCGTCACTATGACGACAACTGGACAAGACGGGAAGCAGTATGAAATGATCTGCATCCCTCTTTCATATCTCAACGGATGGTTATTCAGAATCAACCCGGCAAGGTACGAAGGCGAACGCCGGGCCAGGATCATTAAATATCAGAAAGAGTGCTATAACGTATTTTCCGCACCTTCAATCGACAAAACACATACAATTTTAAATAATATAAAATCAACATGTTAA
- a CDS encoding IS1634 family transposase, with protein MNIPGTEEWNFTDVKFLPILKEYAKRINLVETINTMTDSKMDLSPGDAVLGMIMDTVSGRTPLYRLEEAFDEMDTELLFGKPISPDKFNDTNMGRVLDKLFETGTQKIFSQISQNAIGCFKLDTRHHHFDTTSVSVFGAYEDHPDTQLNITYGYSKDKRPDLKQFMVSMLCVDRNIPIIGKTQDGNASDKTLNNELLSHISSHMAEHGFKPGASIYVADSAFVTTDNLIAAEGNGIRFLSRLPANFNECKHAIAQAVAADNWVDIGALAESQSEKKPPASYRYYETTATIGDGAYRAIVYHSSAHDKRRQKRIDRILKTSKDQLEKKIKEATLQPFKCRPDAEVAAGTLVKAADKSLYNLRAEIIDVPKYGKGRPKKGEARKPKSIEYELKATVEEDPEKTEKIRLEAGCFVLITNVPAQADEQEWPGVELLRLYKEQDGIEKNFGFLKDPAIVNAIFLKKPKRVEALGLILLLSLLLWRLIERNLKLHVKKTGKRLPGWKKKPTNSPTAFMMTTKFLSILVITVGRQRKLAKPLNDTQVQYLRALDVPPECFFVP; from the coding sequence ATGAACATCCCAGGTACCGAGGAATGGAATTTCACAGATGTAAAATTTCTTCCGATTTTAAAAGAGTACGCCAAACGTATCAATCTGGTTGAAACGATCAATACCATGACAGATAGCAAAATGGATCTATCGCCAGGTGATGCGGTGCTTGGGATGATTATGGATACGGTCTCCGGAAGGACTCCTTTGTACAGACTTGAAGAAGCTTTCGACGAAATGGATACCGAGTTGCTTTTTGGCAAACCCATCAGCCCCGATAAATTTAACGACACAAATATGGGGCGGGTATTGGACAAACTTTTTGAGACTGGAACTCAAAAGATATTTTCCCAGATTTCCCAAAACGCCATTGGTTGTTTTAAACTGGATACGCGCCACCACCACTTTGATACGACCTCTGTCTCCGTCTTTGGCGCTTACGAAGATCACCCCGATACGCAATTGAATATCACCTACGGTTACAGCAAGGATAAACGTCCGGATTTGAAGCAGTTCATGGTGTCCATGTTGTGTGTAGACCGAAATATTCCGATCATAGGAAAAACCCAGGACGGGAATGCTTCAGACAAGACCCTGAACAATGAGCTTTTATCTCATATCTCATCACACATGGCCGAACATGGGTTCAAGCCCGGTGCCTCCATTTATGTTGCAGATTCAGCCTTTGTGACCACAGATAATCTTATAGCTGCGGAGGGAAACGGCATCCGTTTTTTAAGCCGATTGCCAGCTAATTTCAATGAATGTAAGCATGCCATTGCCCAGGCTGTTGCAGCCGACAACTGGGTTGATATTGGGGCTTTGGCCGAAAGCCAAAGCGAAAAGAAACCGCCCGCATCCTATCGTTATTATGAAACAACCGCTACCATTGGTGATGGGGCCTACCGGGCCATTGTATATCACTCCAGTGCCCATGATAAAAGGCGTCAGAAACGCATCGACCGAATATTAAAAACCAGCAAAGACCAGCTGGAAAAGAAAATCAAAGAGGCGACTCTCCAACCCTTCAAATGTCGCCCGGATGCAGAGGTGGCAGCCGGCACTTTGGTCAAAGCAGCAGACAAAAGCCTTTACAACTTGCGAGCAGAGATCATTGACGTACCCAAATACGGCAAAGGACGTCCCAAAAAAGGGGAAGCCAGGAAGCCGAAATCCATTGAATATGAACTGAAGGCAACTGTCGAAGAAGATCCAGAAAAAACAGAAAAGATCAGACTTGAAGCGGGCTGTTTTGTACTCATAACCAACGTTCCGGCCCAGGCTGACGAACAGGAGTGGCCAGGAGTCGAGCTCCTCAGGCTTTACAAAGAACAGGATGGGATCGAAAAAAATTTCGGGTTCCTGAAAGATCCAGCCATTGTGAATGCCATCTTTCTGAAGAAGCCGAAACGGGTGGAAGCGCTTGGGCTAATTCTCCTGCTTTCTTTGTTGCTCTGGCGGCTAATAGAACGAAACTTGAAGCTGCATGTAAAAAAGACGGGGAAACGGTTGCCTGGCTGGAAAAAAAAGCCCACAAATAGTCCGACGGCCTTTATGATGACTACGAAGTTTCTTAGCATATTAGTTATAACCGTTGGAAGACAACGAAAATTAGCAAAGCCGCTAAATGATACTCAAGTGCAGTACCTTAGAGCCTTGGACGTCCCGCCGGAATGCTTTTTTGTTCCGTAA
- a CDS encoding IS1634 family transposase has protein sequence MNIPGTEEWNFTDVKFLPIFKEYAKRINLVETINTMTDSKMDLSPGDAVLGMIMDTVSGRTPLYRLEEAFDEMDTELLFGKPISPDKFNDTNLGRVLDKLFETGTQKIFSQISQNAIGCFKLDTRHHHFDTTSVSVFGAYEDHPDTQLNITYGYSKDKRPDLKQFMVSMLCVDRNIPIIGKTQDGNASDKTLNNELLSHISSHMAEHGFKPGASIYVADSAFVTTDNLIAAEGNGIRFLSRLPANFNECKHAIAQAVAADNWVDIGALAESQSEKKPPASYRYYETTATIGDGAYRAIVYHSSAHDKRRQKRIDRILKTSKDQLEKKIKEATLQPFKCRPDAEVAAGTLVKAADKSLYNLRAEIIDVPKYGKGRPKKGEARKPKSIEYELKATVEEDPEKTEKIRLEAGCFVLITNVPAQADEQEWPGVELLRLYKEQDGIEKNFGFLKDPAIVNAIFLKKPKRVEALGLILLLSLLLWRLIERNLKLHVKKTGKRLPGWKKKPTNSPTAFMMTTKFLSILVITVGRQRKLAKPLNDTQVQYLRALDVPPECFFVP, from the coding sequence ATGAACATCCCAGGTACCGAGGAATGGAATTTCACAGATGTAAAATTTCTTCCGATTTTCAAAGAGTACGCCAAACGTATCAATCTGGTTGAAACGATCAATACCATGACAGATAGCAAAATGGATCTATCGCCAGGTGATGCGGTGCTTGGGATGATTATGGATACGGTCTCCGGAAGGACTCCTTTGTACAGACTTGAAGAAGCTTTCGACGAAATGGATACCGAGTTGCTTTTTGGCAAACCCATCAGCCCCGATAAATTTAACGACACAAATCTGGGGCGGGTATTGGACAAACTTTTTGAGACTGGAACTCAAAAGATATTTTCCCAGATTTCCCAAAACGCCATTGGTTGTTTTAAACTGGATACGCGCCACCACCACTTTGATACGACCTCTGTCTCCGTCTTTGGCGCTTACGAAGATCACCCCGATACGCAATTGAATATCACCTACGGTTACAGCAAGGATAAACGTCCGGATTTGAAGCAGTTCATGGTGTCCATGTTGTGTGTAGACCGAAATATTCCGATCATAGGAAAAACCCAGGACGGGAATGCTTCAGACAAGACCCTGAACAATGAGCTTTTATCTCATATCTCATCACACATGGCCGAACATGGGTTCAAGCCCGGTGCCTCCATTTATGTTGCAGATTCAGCCTTTGTGACCACAGATAATCTTATAGCTGCGGAGGGAAACGGCATCCGTTTTTTAAGCCGATTGCCAGCTAATTTCAATGAATGTAAGCATGCCATTGCCCAGGCTGTTGCAGCCGACAACTGGGTTGATATTGGGGCTTTGGCCGAAAGCCAAAGCGAAAAGAAACCGCCCGCATCCTATCGTTATTATGAAACAACCGCTACCATTGGTGATGGGGCCTACCGGGCCATTGTATATCACTCCAGTGCCCATGATAAAAGGCGTCAGAAACGCATCGACCGAATATTAAAAACCAGCAAAGACCAGCTGGAAAAGAAAATCAAAGAGGCGACTCTCCAACCCTTCAAATGTCGCCCGGATGCAGAGGTGGCAGCCGGCACTTTGGTCAAAGCAGCAGACAAAAGCCTTTACAACTTGCGAGCAGAGATCATTGACGTACCCAAATACGGCAAAGGACGTCCCAAAAAAGGGGAAGCCAGGAAGCCGAAATCCATTGAATATGAACTGAAGGCAACTGTCGAAGAAGATCCAGAAAAAACAGAAAAGATCAGACTTGAAGCGGGCTGTTTTGTACTCATAACCAACGTTCCGGCCCAGGCTGACGAACAGGAGTGGCCAGGAGTCGAGCTCCTCAGGCTTTACAAAGAACAGGATGGGATCGAAAAAAATTTCGGGTTCCTGAAAGATCCAGCCATTGTGAATGCCATCTTTCTGAAGAAGCCGAAACGGGTGGAAGCGCTTGGGCTAATTCTCCTGCTTTCTTTGTTGCTCTGGCGGCTAATAGAACGAAACTTGAAGCTGCATGTAAAAAAGACGGGGAAACGGTTGCCTGGCTGGAAAAAAAAGCCCACAAATAGTCCGACGGCCTTTATGATGACTACGAAGTTTCTTAGCATATTAGTTATAACCGTTGGAAGACAACGAAAATTAGCAAAGCCGCTAAATGATACTCAAGTGCAGTACCTTAGAGCCTTGGACGTCCCGCCGGAATGCTTTTTTGTTCCGTAA
- a CDS encoding ATP-binding protein gives MNPALQAVLTQHLKTLKLSTMEKELEGQIRQAHEAACGYDEFLLNLVEAEVQIRQENGRKRRLKEARFPMQKPLETFDFEAAPDLDARLIKELSTGTFIKEPESRIKRTLLLHIFKAHQCQQAVFV, from the coding sequence ATGAACCCAGCACTCCAGGCAGTCCTCACACAGCACTTAAAAACGCTGAAGCTCTCGACGATGGAAAAAGAGTTGGAAGGTCAGATCCGGCAGGCGCATGAGGCGGCCTGCGGCTACGATGAGTTTTTATTGAATCTTGTTGAAGCAGAAGTTCAAATACGGCAGGAAAACGGTCGCAAGCGACGTCTCAAGGAAGCCAGGTTCCCGATGCAGAAACCGCTTGAAACATTTGATTTTGAGGCTGCCCCTGATTTGGACGCCCGGTTGATCAAAGAACTTTCAACAGGGACATTCATTAAAGAACCTGAAAGTCGGATAAAGCGTACACTATTGCTCCATATTTTCAAAGCACACCAGTGTCAGCAAGCCGTTTTTGTATAG
- the istA gene encoding IS21 family transposase: MLKVDQYDYIRTAHRVYGKAIKELARETGHSKNTIKKILKQEYIGYKQRSKQPYPVLGPYIQEIDRWLGDDKDKPYKQRHTATRIYHRLKSELDYSGGETTVRRYVREAKLRLGLTNQQAFIPSDPTTAQEAEVDWGNCQAVIAGEPVKLKLFCIRSKCSGKHFVRCYPCERQQALFDAHIQAFSFFGGVFPVLIYDNLTTVVQKVFKGKKRHLQESYNRFKAYYNFDPRFCNPGQGHEKGGIEGLVGYARRNYMVPIPHADSLHELNTRLLNDCMAYGEHRIAGQTQSVNELFESEKQVLLPLPTTSFSNVEMFMVKVNKYATVIIDKNRYSVPTRYAYMRVQAMVEIDQVIIYWSGRKISTHHRLYGNNKWSLKPEHYLELIRQRPQSFDTARPILQWRDQWPDCLKKLLEHFRRKNGVTKGTREFVTVLMLYEKYAVDKIEAAVKEALKSNVGCSNALKQILHSQNISMESQFDPLSNWETLPPADISAYEQLGGIL, translated from the coding sequence ATGCTTAAAGTGGATCAGTATGATTACATCCGAACAGCTCACCGTGTTTATGGAAAGGCCATTAAAGAGCTTGCAAGAGAAACCGGCCATTCAAAAAACACCATAAAAAAAATTTTAAAGCAGGAATACATTGGCTACAAGCAACGATCTAAACAGCCATATCCTGTTCTTGGTCCTTATATCCAGGAGATAGACCGCTGGCTTGGCGATGACAAGGACAAGCCATACAAGCAGCGGCATACGGCAACCCGGATATACCATCGTCTGAAATCAGAACTCGATTATTCCGGTGGAGAGACGACGGTTCGCCGTTATGTGCGTGAGGCAAAACTGAGGCTGGGTTTAACGAATCAGCAGGCATTTATCCCATCAGATCCGACGACTGCCCAGGAAGCCGAGGTAGACTGGGGAAACTGTCAGGCAGTTATTGCCGGCGAACCCGTGAAGCTGAAATTATTTTGCATACGTTCAAAATGTTCGGGCAAACACTTTGTTCGCTGTTATCCCTGTGAAAGGCAGCAAGCTTTATTTGACGCTCATATCCAGGCCTTTTCATTTTTTGGAGGCGTGTTCCCAGTTCTTATCTATGACAATCTGACAACAGTCGTACAAAAGGTATTTAAAGGAAAAAAACGTCATCTTCAGGAATCTTATAATCGGTTCAAGGCCTATTACAACTTCGATCCAAGGTTTTGCAATCCCGGCCAGGGCCATGAAAAAGGGGGGATTGAAGGCCTGGTCGGCTATGCTCGAAGAAATTATATGGTTCCTATCCCACATGCTGACAGTCTGCACGAATTGAACACACGTCTCCTCAATGATTGCATGGCCTATGGAGAGCATCGCATCGCCGGTCAAACACAAAGCGTCAATGAATTGTTTGAATCAGAAAAGCAGGTATTGCTGCCATTGCCGACAACATCATTCAGTAACGTTGAGATGTTCATGGTCAAGGTAAACAAATACGCCACCGTTATTATTGACAAGAACCGGTATTCTGTCCCGACGCGCTATGCTTACATGAGAGTGCAGGCGATGGTAGAGATAGACCAGGTGATCATTTATTGGAGCGGCAGAAAAATAAGCACCCATCATCGGTTATATGGAAATAATAAGTGGAGTCTAAAACCGGAACATTATCTGGAGTTAATTCGTCAGCGTCCACAATCATTTGATACCGCCCGGCCAATTTTACAATGGCGTGATCAATGGCCGGATTGCCTGAAAAAGTTATTAGAACATTTTCGCCGGAAAAACGGTGTAACCAAAGGTACCCGGGAATTTGTCACCGTGCTGATGCTGTACGAAAAATATGCTGTAGACAAGATAGAAGCAGCCGTAAAGGAAGCACTGAAAAGCAATGTCGGCTGCAGCAATGCTCTCAAGCAGATTTTACACAGTCAAAACATCTCTATGGAGTCCCAATTTGATCCTTTGTCGAACTGGGAGACACTGCCCCCTGCTGACATCTCGGCATACGAACAGCTTGGAGGTATCTTATGA